Genomic segment of Panicum virgatum strain AP13 chromosome 2K, P.virgatum_v5, whole genome shotgun sequence:
CGTAACGTAACGTAACCTCCTGTAGCTATGAGCTGGCCAGGCCAGGTCGCCTAACGGGTAGGAATAGATAGATAGTCTACGATGCGATAGCAGATGATTAGATGTTGCGATCCGGTTATTCGCATCGTACAAGGCAGAATGCTGAAGGCACAAGGAAGGCCAAACTGATCAGCTATAACCGGATGACCATCAGAAAAGGCAGTCAGCAACTATATTAAATAATTAAACTCGACCAAATTAATTGCCTGGTGTCTGGCAATGATTCGTTAATGAAAACGACGCTTCTGTTCGCAATCGAGACATGTCAGCGTGCAGAGAACTGCAGATGTCGTGATCACGGGTCACAAAAAATCGATAGAATTACTGTTGGATTGAAGTACGGGGCACACGTTTTCCGGCATGTGGCATGTGCTATGTAGCTATACCTACCTATAGTTTCTTCACTCGTTTCCTCATCACGGAATGCACATGTTGTGATCATACAGTAGCAGAGATCGAGCGAGATGCCATGATTGAAAGACGACTGATCCTTAATTACCTAATAACTAATGGCTAGCTAACGCTAGCATTTGGGGCCTCAgctccaatccaatccaatccaatgTCGTGCCGATCCATCCGCGCATCGAAACGGAATAATGCATggctggtttggtttggtttggtaggCGATCAATTTCCCGGCACGGGCAAGGGCGAGAGAGACGAGCAGAGCAGACGAAAGACAAGGCAGTGCCAATTTGGTCCGCGCCCCCCGGACGACGCGCTCGTCCGTCCCGTCGCAGCGCCATACTTTTTGCTATAAACAGCCAGAGCTCTCCTCATCATCGCGCTCTCCGCGCGCGCCGTCCCGGAATAGAGTAAAATTAAACCAAGGGAAGCCATAGATCTGCTgcaagaaagaagagaaaaatcATGGCGGACACGAACCAGAGCGTGGTGGCGGTGAAGCCGACGCTGGCCAAGGGCACGCCGTCGGCGTCGTTCCGGCTCCGCAACGGCAGCCTGAACGCGGTGCGCCTGCGCCGCGTCTTCGACCTCTTCGACcgcaacggcgacggcgagatCACCGTGGACGAGCTGGCGCAGGCGCTGGACGCGCTGGGCCTGGACGCCGACCGCGCCAGCCTGGCCGCCACCGTGGGCGCCTACGTGCCCGAGGGCGCCGCGGGGCTGCGCTTCGGGGACTTCGACGCGCTCCACCGCGCGCTCGGCGACGCCTTCTTCGGCGCGCTCGCGGACCAGGACgacggcgcggacggcggcAAGGGcgcggacgacgaggaggagatgCGGGAGGCGTTCAAGGTGTtcgacgtcgacggcgacggcttCATCTCCGCCGCGGAGCTGCAGGAGGTGCTCAAGAAGCTGGGCCTCCCCGAGGCCAGCAGCATGGCCAACGTCAAGGAGATGATCTGCAACGtcgaccgcgaccgcgacggccGCGTCGACTTCGGCGAGTTCAAGTGCATGATGCAGGGGATCACCGTCTGGGGCGCATGATGATCATCTTGCATGCACCATCAACAATCCATCGGCATGCAGGTTGCCGATCGGATCGATCCAAACCGGACGGACAGGGACAAGATATTTCTAGATGCATGTGGTGGCATGATATATATGTATGCTGCTGATCATCAGTAGTAAGTACGTTTTCAGGGTCGTCCTTCCTTATTTCTCTTACTTATTATCTACCCTACCCTACCCTAGTATGTATACGTATACGTATATGTATGTAGATGGCTGCGCCTGCGCGCGCGTCAGAATGCACTGCCGCCCTTAATTTCCCTGATGCATGCGTATGCGTTCCTCTCTAATTGTATGTAATGTAATTGGCTAGTAGTTGTGTGCTGCTGTTCTGATGCCCTTCACTGATCTAGCGGTGTCTGAATGAATTGAATGTTCCATGTCCACATGACATTTCGGTCTCTGCCACTGCCCACCGCCGGTGATAATCATGTAATGTACTAGTATTTAACTCAGCCTATCCAAATTCGTGTACGTCTTGGGTTGATGATGCTCCATGCCATGGGctgctgcatttttttttgtgattcaTGGCCGATACAAAATGAATTAACGCGCAAATACATACAGTTCAATTAGTGTTGCCTCCCCGTTCAGATTAAAGCTAGCGCATAGTAGatttaggggtggtaatgggccatggccctactGACCTCTTCACAACCGAACAAGAcccttaaattttttagttcaaaattatataaaataagAGCCCGGCTCTTTTAAAGCCAGgctcttagattttctagttcaaaatgttggactctttaccacccctagtggATTTGGTTGGGCTCcgctcctttctttcttttctcaaaGGCCGTGGACGAGGAGGCGGCCCGGGTTGTCTGTGTATTGGAATATGGAACTGGATTGGCTTCTACCGGGCTGAATTTGTACTTGGGCTTTCTGCTTTATGGACCCAAGTGGATTACGAGACACTCCTATATATAGTGGTAAAGGAATTTGCTTTTCCATTTCGTAGCGACTTTGCTAATAGTAAGTCAACGCTCTGGCAATCTTGTGGTACAAGTAGAAGCGAACATGGCGTGCCGACGTGGGCTTCCGATCCCGTACGTTACAAGCAATTGTACGTGTTATACTTGGCCATTCTCGCTCACATCATGCCAAACGACTGCGTGGTCGATGAACGATGACCCCCTAACCCCACAGTTTACAATTTGCGAGGCGTGTCTTCTAGTTCTAGAGGGACATGCAGCATGGGAGTAACCTTGCTTCATCTTGACGTGGGTCTCCTCAAACGGTTTACTGCAGCTGCAGGAGAAGATAGCTGGGccttgtttcgttactacagtaaccattctagAAAATATCTTTTAGACtccgcatgaagtactaaatgaaatctatttgtaaaatttcttcaagaataggtgtaacttttcgcgacaaatctaacgacagtaattaatcaatgattgactgcaataatactacagtaaccatcctcaaaTCACGCAATCAAAAGTCTTGTTAGATTTGTCAGGATTCCTAACGCAAGAGTTctggagttgattttgtaaattgCTTTTATTTGACACTCTAATTGATGGTCAAAGTGTCTTCTAGTCTCTGAGGCCAAATCAAATGAAGCAAAGAGCAAGTTGTGATCCgactagacctgggcatggatcacccgacccgaacaacccgacccaacccgcccgaaaaaaacccgacccgacccgacccgagctacgtggtgggtgggcgcgggccgtattttttgacccgcaacaatcaacgggccgggcacgggccgtgatttttgacccaaaacccgacccaacccgaaaaacccgacccaaaggccaaaaaacccgacccaacccgaaaaaa
This window contains:
- the LOC120694866 gene encoding probable calcium-binding protein CML32; its protein translation is MADTNQSVVAVKPTLAKGTPSASFRLRNGSLNAVRLRRVFDLFDRNGDGEITVDELAQALDALGLDADRASLAATVGAYVPEGAAGLRFGDFDALHRALGDAFFGALADQDDGADGGKGADDEEEMREAFKVFDVDGDGFISAAELQEVLKKLGLPEASSMANVKEMICNVDRDRDGRVDFGEFKCMMQGITVWGA